From a single Gemmatimonadota bacterium genomic region:
- a CDS encoding type II toxin-antitoxin system HicB family antitoxin, whose product MMTYRGYPAAIEYDDGSRFFYGHVLGTRDTIGFEGRSVDELEASLHRAVDEYLSACKDAGREPDRAYSGTIFIRTDPDTHRRVEASAAASGQSINQWAQAALLERLGE is encoded by the coding sequence ATGATGACGTATCGTGGCTACCCCGCGGCAATCGAATATGATGACGGTTCGCGCTTCTTCTACGGACACGTGCTGGGCACGAGAGACACGATCGGCTTCGAAGGACGCAGCGTCGACGAACTGGAGGCCTCGTTGCACCGCGCGGTCGACGAATATCTGAGTGCATGCAAAGACGCCGGCCGCGAGCCCGACCGCGCCTACTCGGGAACGATCTTCATACGCACCGACCCGGACACGCACCGCCGGGTCGAAGCTTCGGCAGCTGCATCCGGGCAGTCGATCAACCAGTGGGCGCAGGCGGCGTTGTTGGAGCGGCTGGGCGAGTAG
- a CDS encoding zinc-dependent peptidase, which produces TNEAEFFAVTTEYFFERPGVMERKHPELYAMLSRVFNQNPGERAAVLAREMTRGPPRFGRNSPCPCGSGVKYKRCCLRGS; this is translated from the coding sequence TGACCAACGAGGCCGAATTCTTCGCTGTCACCACCGAGTACTTCTTCGAGCGCCCCGGCGTGATGGAGCGCAAGCACCCCGAGCTGTACGCAATGCTGTCGCGGGTCTTCAATCAGAATCCCGGGGAGCGCGCGGCGGTCCTGGCGCGCGAGATGACACGGGGTCCGCCGCGCTTCGGACGCAACTCGCCCTGCCCCTGCGGGAGTGGCGTGAAGTACAAAAGGTGCTGCCTCAGAGGTTCCTAG
- a CDS encoding addiction module protein yields the protein MTKQALLSEILRLPPDERIELLGEAWDALAASPEDVALPEWHLEELERRLADPDPKYVPWEEVRARLQGSS from the coding sequence ATGACGAAACAAGCTCTCTTGTCCGAGATTCTCCGCCTTCCACCCGATGAACGCATCGAGCTGCTGGGCGAGGCCTGGGATGCCCTCGCTGCCAGTCCGGAAGATGTGGCGCTTCCTGAGTGGCACCTCGAGGAGCTCGAGCGACGTCTCGCGGATCCCGACCCCAAGTATGTTCCCTGGGAAGAGGTCCGAGCCCGGCTGCAGGGGTCGAGCTGA
- a CDS encoding type IV toxin-antitoxin system AbiEi family antitoxin has product MASAARYIRDLQARGRYHFTTDEAAQALGGSVAATCAALRRLKEKGLVADPYRSFHVIVPPEYAGLRCLPADQFVPDLMQHLREPYYVALLSAAAYHGAAHQRPQVFQVMVSRARRALRCGQVSVDFIARQDMAGTPVVQRNTPRGVLRISSPEATALELVAYPDHGGGLSNVATVLVELIESMDAHALEAEASRVPTAWVQRLGYLLSLVEAEEYAVALEPVLGDRARFFVALAPSVSMAGAVRDVRWKVAVNVEVEPDL; this is encoded by the coding sequence ATGGCCTCCGCTGCGCGCTACATCCGGGACCTGCAGGCCCGCGGACGGTACCATTTCACGACCGACGAGGCGGCACAGGCTCTCGGCGGAAGCGTCGCTGCGACCTGCGCAGCGCTGAGACGACTCAAGGAGAAAGGCCTCGTCGCGGATCCGTACCGTAGCTTCCACGTCATCGTACCACCGGAGTATGCGGGACTCCGGTGCCTACCCGCCGACCAGTTCGTCCCGGATCTGATGCAGCACCTCCGCGAGCCGTACTACGTGGCGCTTCTGAGCGCGGCGGCGTACCACGGAGCGGCCCACCAGCGTCCACAGGTGTTCCAGGTGATGGTGTCGCGCGCCCGCCGTGCGCTCAGGTGTGGCCAAGTGAGCGTCGATTTCATCGCCCGGCAGGACATGGCAGGCACGCCCGTGGTCCAGCGGAACACGCCGCGCGGAGTCCTGCGTATCTCATCGCCGGAAGCGACCGCCCTGGAGCTCGTCGCATATCCGGACCACGGTGGCGGACTCAGCAATGTCGCGACCGTCTTGGTGGAGCTCATCGAGTCGATGGACGCCCACGCCCTCGAGGCCGAGGCGAGCCGAGTTCCCACGGCATGGGTCCAACGGCTCGGCTACCTCCTCTCACTGGTTGAGGCCGAAGAGTACGCTGTCGCGCTGGAACCGGTCCTCGGCGATAGAGCCCGGTTCTTCGTGGCTCTGGCTCCGTCTGTTTCCATGGCGGGAGCGGTGCGCGACGTGCGTTGGAAGGTCGCGGTCAACGTCGAGGTCGAGCCCGACCTGTGA
- a CDS encoding nucleotidyl transferase AbiEii/AbiGii toxin family protein, producing the protein MIPKAFITEWRSRAPWSQDAWVEQDLVISRALVEIFRLPSVAASLAFRGGTALYKLYLLPPARYSEDIDLVQVEPGPIGETLDAVRGALDPWLGAPSRLFKEGRVTLVYRFDSEDAPPLKLRLKIEINSREHFTELGLTRVPFQVENRWFAGEAELTTFVVDELLGTKLRALYQRKKGRDLFDLWYALERGVADPAALLACFQRYMVEGGHRVTRAQFEANLNGKRADSSFRADVEPLLRSGVAWDFDLAMDAVLERLVASLPGDAWRGV; encoded by the coding sequence GTGATTCCTAAAGCCTTCATCACCGAGTGGCGAAGTCGAGCCCCTTGGAGCCAGGATGCGTGGGTAGAGCAGGACCTGGTCATCAGCAGGGCCCTGGTCGAGATTTTTCGGCTTCCAAGCGTCGCGGCCAGCCTCGCTTTCCGAGGAGGAACTGCGCTATACAAGCTCTACCTGCTTCCGCCCGCGCGATACTCTGAGGACATCGATCTCGTGCAAGTAGAGCCCGGGCCGATCGGCGAGACCCTCGACGCCGTTCGTGGTGCGCTCGATCCATGGCTCGGCGCGCCGTCGCGTCTCTTCAAGGAGGGGCGGGTCACGCTCGTATATCGCTTCGACTCCGAGGATGCCCCACCGCTGAAGCTGCGGCTGAAGATCGAGATCAACTCCAGGGAGCACTTTACCGAGCTTGGACTCACTCGCGTACCGTTCCAGGTGGAGAACCGTTGGTTCGCGGGGGAAGCCGAATTGACGACCTTCGTAGTTGATGAACTGCTGGGCACGAAGCTCCGGGCGCTTTATCAGCGCAAGAAGGGTCGGGATCTGTTCGACCTGTGGTACGCGCTGGAGCGGGGGGTAGCCGACCCTGCGGCACTGCTCGCGTGCTTTCAGCGTTATATGGTAGAGGGGGGCCACCGCGTGACTCGGGCACAGTTCGAGGCGAATCTCAACGGCAAGCGCGCCGACTCCTCCTTTCGCGCCGACGTCGAACCGCTGCTTCGTTCCGGTGTCGCGTGGGACTTCGATCTCGCCATGGACGCCGTGCTCGAGCGTCTGGTCGCAAGTCTGCCCGGCGATGCTTGGAGGGGGGTCTGA